Proteins found in one Methylobacter sp. S3L5C genomic segment:
- a CDS encoding DUF2934 domain-containing protein has product MKTDNDLLYDIDVSEIDLDEFHERVAKNAYYRAEKRGFEDGYELEDWFEAEQEIRDEGRY; this is encoded by the coding sequence ATGAAAACTGACAATGATTTACTGTATGATATTGATGTTAGTGAAATTGATCTTGACGAATTTCACGAAAGGGTTGCAAAAAATGCTTATTACAGAGCCGAGAAAAGAGGTTTTGAAGATGGTTATGAGCTGGAAGACTGGTTTGAAGCCGAGCAAGAAATACGTGATGAAGGTCGATATTGA
- a CDS encoding DUF2288 domain-containing protein, with product MNESNCVDIAREKVNLETSKIAWQELQRFFASGTAVFVASPLDLVDVAYQFSIDNKEQVAQWLQNNQIALVSDQQALEWLEADSEVWAVVVKPWILVQK from the coding sequence ATGAATGAATCAAACTGTGTTGATATTGCCAGAGAAAAAGTTAATCTGGAGACCTCAAAAATTGCCTGGCAAGAATTACAGCGTTTTTTTGCCAGTGGTACGGCGGTATTTGTTGCCTCCCCTCTAGATTTGGTCGATGTTGCCTACCAATTTTCTATCGACAATAAAGAGCAGGTCGCACAATGGCTGCAAAACAACCAGATTGCCTTGGTATCGGATCAGCAAGCCCTTGAATGGCTGGAAGCCGATAGCGAAGTTTGGGCGGTTGTGGTTAAACCATGGATTTTGGTTCAAAAGTAA
- a CDS encoding formylmethanofuran dehydrogenase subunit A has translation MFIKLTGGTVYDPASGVDGQQQDIYIQDGRIVKKPTEDVKVDKEYDLKGKVVMSGAIDMHTHIGGGKGNIARTLLPEDHRNDPVHRSDITRSGCGHAMPSSFVTGYRYAEMGYTAGFEPAVLPINARQAHMEMADIPILDKGGYVMMGSDDYLLRMLTAKKDQKAINDYVAWTMHAAKAIGVKVVNPGGISAFKFNQRKLDLDEQNAHYGVTPRDILRVLATAVKEIGVTHPLHVHGCNLGVPGNMQTTLDTIQGIGGLPMHLTHIQFHSYGTEGDFKFSSGVAEIAEAINRNKNITIDVGQILFGQTVTASGDSMRQHANHKHGSPNKWVTMDIECDAGCGVVPFKYKDKNFVNALQWAIGLETFLLVDDPWRIFLTTDHPNGAPFTSYPHLIRLLMDRSFRNEVLSTIHPEAQKMTTLASIEREYTLQEIAIMTRAGAAKLIGLKDRGGLSAGNWADITIYTDNNDRQKMFEKPDYVFKDGQLVVVDGKVVSTKWGTTHVVKPDFDPSVEKGLKDYFDRFLTMKLGNFKMSDDEITEDGRGSITVHPLNGDVA, from the coding sequence ATGTTTATAAAGTTAACAGGTGGAACTGTCTATGATCCCGCAAGCGGAGTTGATGGTCAGCAGCAAGATATTTACATACAAGACGGACGTATTGTTAAAAAACCGACTGAAGATGTTAAGGTCGATAAAGAATATGATTTAAAAGGTAAGGTCGTCATGTCTGGCGCGATTGATATGCACACGCATATTGGTGGCGGTAAGGGTAACATTGCCCGAACCTTGTTACCGGAAGATCATCGCAATGATCCGGTGCATCGCAGTGATATTACCCGTTCCGGCTGTGGTCATGCCATGCCCAGTAGCTTTGTTACCGGCTATCGTTATGCGGAAATGGGTTATACCGCCGGATTTGAGCCGGCTGTACTGCCAATTAACGCACGTCAGGCACATATGGAAATGGCGGATATCCCTATTCTGGATAAAGGCGGTTATGTCATGATGGGCAGTGATGATTATTTACTGCGCATGCTGACTGCCAAAAAAGACCAGAAAGCCATTAATGACTATGTGGCTTGGACAATGCACGCGGCTAAAGCTATCGGCGTTAAAGTCGTTAATCCCGGTGGTATTAGTGCGTTTAAATTTAACCAGCGCAAGCTGGATCTGGATGAGCAAAACGCACATTATGGCGTAACGCCGCGAGATATTTTGCGCGTATTGGCAACAGCGGTTAAAGAAATTGGTGTTACCCATCCTTTACATGTTCATGGCTGTAATTTGGGTGTACCGGGTAATATGCAAACGACGCTGGATACCATTCAGGGTATTGGCGGCCTGCCGATGCATTTAACGCATATTCAGTTCCATAGTTATGGCACCGAAGGCGATTTCAAATTTTCTTCCGGCGTTGCCGAGATTGCCGAAGCCATCAACAGAAATAAAAATATCACCATTGACGTGGGCCAAATCCTGTTTGGTCAAACGGTTACGGCATCCGGTGACAGCATGCGTCAACATGCCAATCATAAACATGGCAGCCCCAATAAATGGGTGACGATGGATATTGAATGTGATGCCGGTTGCGGTGTTGTCCCTTTTAAATATAAAGATAAAAATTTTGTTAATGCCTTGCAATGGGCGATTGGTCTGGAAACCTTTTTACTGGTTGATGATCCATGGCGCATTTTCCTGACTACTGACCACCCGAATGGCGCGCCGTTTACCAGTTATCCGCATTTGATCCGTTTGTTAATGGACAGAAGTTTCCGTAATGAGGTGTTATCAACCATTCATCCTGAAGCACAAAAAATGACCACACTGGCCTCCATTGAACGTGAATACACGCTACAGGAAATTGCCATTATGACTCGTGCCGGAGCGGCTAAATTGATTGGTTTAAAAGATCGTGGTGGTTTAAGTGCCGGTAACTGGGCTGATATTACCATTTACACCGATAATAATGACCGTCAAAAAATGTTTGAAAAACCCGATTATGTGTTTAAAGATGGTCAATTAGTCGTGGTTGATGGCAAGGTCGTTTCTACCAAATGGGGCACAACGCATGTGGTTAAGCCTGATTTTGACCCCTCGGTAGAAAAAGGTTTAAAAGATTATTTCGATCGTTTTCTGACCATGAAACTGGGTAACTTTAAAATGAGTGATGATGAAATCACTGAGGATGGACGCGGTAGTATAACCGTGCATCCATTGAATGGAGATGTCGCATGA
- a CDS encoding formylmethanofuran dehydrogenase subunit B: MTEIIEVPSPFCGIGTDDLTIKVDGVLLKVIDNGCAVNTPAFEQPITDISARVDGKEVSLDIAIARAAAILKDTSLPVIGGCATDVNGMRGLLALADRCGAVVDHINFTDARNNFLALQDSGWMNTTLAEVKNRCDCLLVVGTDLEAFAPRFFEHYLWNKESMFLDDTSHREVIYLGTAPSGDASTSPKGKKALVFECATEDLPEVVAVLRALVKGQLIGATAVCGIAVTDLQTIADKLIAAKYGVVIWAAGALAYAQAELTVQMLSEMVKDVNNQDTRCSGLPLGGKEGDQTANQVCGWTTGFPVRTRFSSGYPEYDPFLNDTNVLLANGEADALVWVHAFNVKALPPVTAVPTIVVGRSGMTFATEPDVFIPVGTPGIDHVGHAYRMDNVVAIRLKKLRDSGLPSTAQVLNAIEQALQVR, from the coding sequence ATGACCGAGATAATTGAAGTACCGAGTCCTTTTTGCGGTATTGGGACGGATGACCTGACCATCAAGGTTGATGGTGTATTGCTGAAAGTAATTGACAATGGTTGTGCGGTTAATACGCCTGCATTTGAACAGCCAATTACCGATATCAGTGCCAGGGTTGATGGCAAAGAAGTCAGTCTGGATATTGCCATTGCTAGAGCCGCAGCGATATTAAAAGACACCAGTCTACCTGTGATTGGTGGTTGTGCAACCGATGTTAACGGCATGCGAGGCTTGTTGGCCTTGGCGGATCGTTGTGGTGCCGTGGTTGATCATATCAATTTTACCGATGCCCGTAATAACTTTTTGGCGCTGCAAGATTCTGGCTGGATGAATACCACGCTGGCAGAAGTTAAAAATCGTTGTGATTGTTTGCTGGTTGTTGGTACGGATTTGGAAGCCTTTGCGCCACGCTTTTTTGAGCATTATTTGTGGAATAAAGAATCCATGTTTTTGGATGATACCAGTCATCGTGAAGTAATTTATTTAGGTACAGCGCCTTCGGGTGATGCATCAACCTCGCCAAAGGGTAAAAAAGCTCTGGTTTTTGAATGTGCCACTGAAGATTTGCCGGAAGTGGTTGCCGTATTGAGAGCATTGGTAAAAGGTCAATTGATCGGTGCTACAGCGGTTTGTGGTATAGCGGTTACTGATTTGCAAACGATTGCCGACAAATTAATCGCCGCCAAATATGGCGTAGTGATCTGGGCGGCGGGTGCTTTGGCTTATGCGCAAGCGGAATTAACCGTGCAGATGCTGTCAGAAATGGTTAAGGATGTTAATAATCAAGATACGCGCTGTTCCGGCTTGCCGTTAGGTGGCAAAGAGGGTGATCAAACAGCTAATCAGGTGTGCGGATGGACAACAGGTTTCCCGGTTCGCACCCGTTTTAGTTCCGGCTATCCTGAATATGATCCGTTTTTAAACGACACCAACGTGTTATTGGCAAACGGCGAAGCAGATGCTTTGGTTTGGGTACATGCCTTTAACGTTAAGGCGCTGCCACCGGTAACGGCTGTGCCGACTATTGTGGTTGGTCGCTCAGGCATGACGTTCGCTACAGAACCGGATGTTTTTATTCCCGTGGGCACACCGGGTATTGATCATGTCGGTCATGCCTATCGTATGGATAATGTAGTCGCCATTCGTTTAAAGAAATTACGTGATTCCGGTTTGCCCAGTACTGCTCAAGTACTGAATGCCATTGAACAAGCTTTGCAGGTAAGATAA
- a CDS encoding transposase, with protein sequence MAFYLFGVIDKNRELKKIYGYAERHLREWFPKLPGYTAFVQRLNKVADVFAPLLEIIQQEQEAKNQGQVWLIDSFPVALAKQGHKFKARVASELADAGYCSTKKLYYYGDRVHIVGRRQAGTLPNPEYIGVTGASCHDGTVFDQIKPELNNNALYGDKAYHRSDAKEVREAQNLTVLTPVKKQKGQTYLEPQDQWLSTAISRVRQPIETLFGWIEQQTGIECAGKVRSYNGLMVHVFGKLAAAMFFWNHLRVSS encoded by the coding sequence ATAGCGTTCTACCTATTTGGGGTCATTGATAAAAATAGAGAACTAAAAAAGATCTATGGTTATGCCGAGCGTCATTTGCGCGAATGGTTTCCGAAATTGCCCGGTTACACCGCTTTTGTGCAACGACTAAATAAAGTGGCTGATGTTTTCGCGCCATTGCTGGAAATCATTCAGCAAGAGCAAGAAGCAAAAAATCAAGGACAAGTCTGGTTGATAGATTCTTTTCCGGTGGCGCTGGCCAAGCAAGGACACAAGTTTAAAGCGCGCGTAGCAAGCGAGTTAGCCGATGCAGGTTATTGTTCAACCAAAAAATTATACTATTATGGGGATCGGGTTCATATCGTCGGGCGTCGCCAAGCGGGTACGTTGCCTAACCCTGAATATATTGGTGTAACGGGAGCAAGTTGCCATGATGGGACAGTATTTGATCAGATTAAGCCTGAATTGAATAACAACGCGCTTTATGGCGACAAGGCCTATCACCGATCCGATGCAAAAGAAGTCAGAGAGGCTCAAAACCTGACGGTATTAACGCCGGTGAAAAAACAAAAAGGCCAAACGTATTTGGAGCCACAGGATCAATGGTTATCGACGGCCATTTCTCGTGTCCGACAACCCATTGAAACCTTATTCGGCTGGATTGAGCAACAAACAGGCATTGAATGCGCTGGCAAGGTGCGATCATACAACGGTCTAATGGTTCATGTATTTGGCAAGTTGGCCGCCGCCATGTTCTTTTGGAATCATTTACGAGTTAGCTCTTAA
- a CDS encoding DEAD/DEAH box helicase — MTFEQLGLTEHLLNAVADQGYTTPTPVQQKAIPLILEGRDVLAGAQTGTGKTASFTLPLLQRLAENHDPHQKPHNIRALILVPTRELAAQVYESVVTYGKHLPLHVETIVGGASIGVQTRNLRKGCDIVVATPGRLIDHIKQRNINLSNVEILVLDESDRMLDMGFLPDIKQIMALIPKKRQSLLFSATVPNAIKSLASQMLNNPVEVEVAKQNATAENVTELVYGIDREYKRALLSYLIGSNNWKQVLVFVRTKHGADRLEKQLIEDGIRTTALHGDKTQGARNKALEYFKNGKVSVLVATDIAARGLDIDDLPHVVNFDLPQVPEDYIHRIGRTGRAGLSGVALSLVCPEEAYYLVEIERLLKRQIPRIADTGYEPVSLKIADAPKKNAANKDTGKKDLRHSKKPAARAATAKPADSKRSDSKRIESRGKGRSGSRRKD; from the coding sequence ATGACTTTCGAACAACTCGGATTAACCGAGCATCTCCTTAATGCTGTAGCGGATCAAGGCTACACCACACCTACACCGGTACAACAAAAAGCCATTCCATTAATCCTTGAGGGCAGGGATGTATTGGCAGGTGCGCAAACGGGTACAGGAAAGACCGCCAGTTTTACGCTGCCATTATTGCAAAGGTTGGCCGAAAATCATGACCCGCATCAAAAACCGCACAATATTCGTGCCCTGATTTTAGTACCAACCCGTGAATTGGCTGCGCAAGTTTATGAAAGTGTTGTCACTTACGGAAAACATTTGCCTTTACATGTGGAAACGATTGTTGGCGGTGCTAGTATTGGTGTGCAAACCCGCAATTTACGTAAAGGTTGTGACATCGTAGTGGCAACACCAGGGCGTTTGATTGACCACATAAAACAACGTAATATTAATCTGTCAAATGTAGAAATACTGGTTTTGGATGAATCTGACCGGATGCTGGATATGGGCTTTCTGCCTGATATCAAGCAAATTATGGCGTTGATACCCAAGAAACGGCAGAGTTTGTTATTTTCCGCTACCGTGCCTAATGCGATTAAATCTCTGGCATCACAGATGTTGAACAATCCCGTTGAAGTGGAAGTTGCCAAGCAAAATGCGACAGCTGAAAATGTGACGGAACTTGTTTATGGCATAGACCGTGAGTATAAGCGTGCCTTGCTGTCTTATTTGATTGGCAGCAATAACTGGAAACAGGTACTGGTATTTGTGCGTACCAAACATGGCGCCGACCGTCTGGAAAAGCAATTGATTGAAGACGGTATTCGTACCACGGCATTGCATGGAGATAAAACCCAGGGCGCACGCAACAAGGCTCTGGAATATTTTAAAAATGGCAAGGTATCCGTGTTGGTCGCAACCGATATTGCCGCGCGTGGTTTGGATATTGATGATTTACCGCATGTGGTTAATTTTGATTTACCGCAAGTACCCGAAGATTATATTCATCGTATTGGCCGTACCGGGCGTGCCGGTTTAAGTGGTGTCGCCTTGTCATTGGTTTGCCCTGAAGAAGCTTATTATCTGGTGGAAATTGAGCGGCTGCTCAAACGCCAAATTCCACGGATTGCTGATACCGGTTATGAGCCGGTGTCTTTGAAGATCGCTGACGCCCCTAAAAAGAACGCAGCCAATAAAGATACCGGTAAAAAAGATTTACGGCACTCTAAAAAACCGGCAGCTCGAGCGGCTACCGCAAAGCCTGCTGACAGTAAACGGTCGGACAGCAAGCGTATTGAATCAAGAGGCAAGGGAAGATCAGGTTCAAGGCGAAAGGATTAA
- a CDS encoding response regulator transcription factor, giving the protein MSSNKSDALVYLVDDEFSVRDSLALMIESTGQAVRSFDSPEAFLNNYDPKQLGCLLLDVRMPTMSGLQLQEELLIRDIFIPIIFISGHARIPDSAKAFRAGAVDFLEKPFDNEILLERIAEALKKDLTNRNQLDEYNKIKKRLAYLTLREEEVLSLIVKGLSNKEVAKMLEISNRTVEAHRARIMEKMQAECLADLVMMTTHSIMYSIGLNKS; this is encoded by the coding sequence ATGAGCAGTAATAAATCCGATGCTTTGGTTTATTTGGTTGACGATGAATTTTCGGTACGTGATTCACTAGCACTGATGATTGAATCAACCGGGCAAGCGGTTAGAAGTTTTGATTCCCCCGAGGCTTTTTTAAATAACTATGATCCTAAACAGTTGGGTTGCCTGCTTTTGGACGTTAGAATGCCAACCATGAGCGGGCTTCAGCTTCAGGAAGAATTATTGATTAGGGATATCTTTATTCCCATTATATTTATCAGTGGTCACGCCAGAATTCCGGATTCGGCAAAAGCCTTTCGGGCAGGGGCGGTGGATTTTCTGGAAAAACCGTTTGATAATGAAATATTGTTGGAGCGCATTGCTGAAGCCTTAAAAAAAGACCTTACGAACAGAAATCAACTGGATGAATATAATAAAATAAAAAAACGTCTGGCTTATTTAACGTTACGTGAAGAGGAGGTGCTGTCTCTGATAGTTAAAGGTCTTTCCAATAAAGAAGTGGCAAAAATGCTGGAAATTAGTAATCGAACTGTAGAAGCCCACAGAGCTCGCATCATGGAAAAAATGCAGGCGGAATGTCTCGCTGATCTGGTGATGATGACAACACATTCTATTATGTACAGTATTGGGTTAAATAAAAGCTGA
- a CDS encoding cell division protein ZapA, which translates to MNNKPQPISLMIMAKEYRIACDPEEQDALVHSAQKLDMQMRKMRDSGKINGPDRIAVMAALNLAHELELVKNQNNQLNQKLNECLNKLSQKIENVLENR; encoded by the coding sequence ATGAATAACAAACCCCAGCCAATATCACTGATGATTATGGCCAAAGAATACAGAATTGCCTGCGATCCTGAAGAACAGGATGCTCTTGTTCATTCCGCTCAAAAGCTTGATATGCAAATGCGTAAAATGCGCGACTCCGGCAAAATAAATGGCCCGGACAGAATTGCAGTTATGGCAGCGCTTAACTTGGCTCATGAACTAGAGTTAGTGAAAAATCAGAATAACCAACTCAATCAAAAGTTAAATGAATGCCTGAATAAATTAAGCCAAAAGATAGAAAATGTTTTAGAAAACCGCTAG
- a CDS encoding class I SAM-dependent methyltransferase: MGFALDKVVPWGRSYDEYLAMFALTEVDLGLSILGCGDGPAGFNAELTKRGGRIVSVDPLYVFDALQINKRILETRETVMLQICKNRNDYLWNTIASIEELEHVRMSAMATFLADYENGKNSERYINGELPVLPFENGKFDLALSSHFLFLYSMHMSAEFHLQALQEMLRVAREVRIFPLLTLDGTYSPHLDFVTESLANQGYRIEIKTVLYEFQKGGNEMLIIQSGCDGDGNIN, encoded by the coding sequence ATGGGGTTTGCTTTAGACAAAGTTGTGCCGTGGGGACGTTCTTACGATGAATACCTGGCCATGTTTGCTCTTACTGAAGTTGATTTAGGGCTTTCTATTCTTGGTTGTGGCGATGGCCCGGCTGGATTTAACGCCGAACTGACCAAGCGGGGAGGGCGTATAGTTTCAGTTGATCCGCTCTATGTTTTTGATGCATTACAGATTAACAAGCGCATCTTGGAAACCCGCGAAACGGTAATGCTTCAAATATGTAAGAATCGGAACGACTACCTTTGGAATACTATCGCTTCTATTGAAGAACTGGAGCATGTTCGCATGTCGGCAATGGCTACATTCCTTGCTGACTACGAAAATGGAAAGAACAGCGAGAGATATATTAATGGAGAGTTACCGGTGTTACCTTTTGAAAATGGAAAGTTCGATCTTGCTTTGTCATCTCATTTCTTGTTTCTCTATAGCATGCACATGTCCGCCGAGTTTCATCTTCAAGCGCTTCAAGAAATGTTACGTGTCGCTCGCGAAGTAAGAATATTTCCATTGCTTACCCTTGATGGTACTTATTCGCCGCACTTGGATTTTGTGACTGAAAGCCTTGCTAACCAAGGTTATCGTATTGAAATAAAAACTGTTTTATATGAGTTTCAAAAGGGTGGTAATGAAATGCTGATTATTCAATCTGGCTGTGATGGCGACGGGAATATAAATTAG
- a CDS encoding DUF1415 domain-containing protein → MADNDQQLIDATQKWLKTIVIEYSICPFAKRELERGSIRFVANHDTEIENCLLNLMLECDRLNIDPSIETTLLIYDKAFICFDDYLDFLELAETLLIEQDYEGVYQLASFHPDYCFEGTKQNDPANYTNRSPYPLLHLLRESSLEKAIATYPHPEDIPERNIELTRKLGLAKMQALLAACYPS, encoded by the coding sequence ATGGCAGATAATGATCAACAATTGATAGATGCAACGCAAAAATGGTTAAAAACCATTGTCATTGAATACAGCATTTGTCCGTTCGCCAAGCGTGAACTGGAGCGGGGGAGTATTCGTTTTGTCGCAAACCATGACACTGAAATTGAAAATTGCCTGTTAAATTTAATGCTGGAATGTGACCGCTTAAATATCGACCCAAGCATTGAAACAACGCTGTTGATTTATGACAAGGCTTTTATCTGCTTCGATGATTATCTGGATTTTCTTGAACTTGCCGAAACACTATTAATTGAACAGGATTATGAAGGTGTTTACCAGTTAGCCAGCTTTCATCCGGATTACTGTTTTGAAGGTACCAAACAAAACGATCCGGCTAATTACACCAACCGTTCGCCCTACCCGCTATTACATCTGTTGCGGGAAAGCAGTCTTGAAAAGGCGATAGCGACCTACCCGCATCCTGAAGACATCCCGGAGCGTAATATTGAGTTAACACGTAAATTGGGACTTGCTAAAATGCAGGCATTATTGGCCGCGTGTTATCCATCTTGA
- a CDS encoding TIGR02449 family protein has translation MTDNSLPLEIKDFEDKLDRLIDNYQHVKDENSSLKIKQETLAQEKAQLLEKTTLAKTRVEAMINRLKAMELGS, from the coding sequence ATGACAGACAACTCTCTACCTTTAGAAATAAAAGATTTCGAAGATAAACTGGATAGGCTCATCGACAACTATCAGCATGTAAAAGATGAAAACAGTTCCCTGAAAATTAAACAAGAAACCTTGGCTCAGGAAAAAGCGCAATTACTGGAAAAGACCACGTTAGCCAAAACCCGAGTAGAAGCAATGATTAACCGACTAAAAGCTATGGAGCTTGGCTCATGA
- a CDS encoding DUF6164 family protein, whose translation MTLLLFNLRGVPEDEADEVRELLTAENIDFYETSAGNWGMSMPALWLRDEADLEKARQLLSVYQQQRFLTSREDYLQLKKLNQQKTLLKAFMEQPLLYCAYLFAMALVVYVSVKLLLELGL comes from the coding sequence ATGACTCTATTATTATTTAATCTACGTGGCGTACCTGAAGATGAAGCTGATGAAGTCCGCGAATTATTAACTGCGGAGAACATTGATTTTTATGAAACTTCAGCTGGTAACTGGGGAATGTCGATGCCTGCCTTATGGCTGAGAGATGAAGCTGATCTGGAAAAAGCCAGGCAATTACTTAGCGTTTATCAACAGCAGCGATTTCTGACTTCCCGCGAGGATTATTTACAACTCAAAAAATTGAATCAGCAAAAGACACTGTTGAAAGCCTTTATGGAACAGCCGTTACTTTACTGTGCCTATCTGTTTGCGATGGCACTGGTTGTTTATGTCTCTGTTAAATTGTTGCTTGAATTGGGCTTGTAA
- a CDS encoding formylmethanofuran dehydrogenase subunit C — translation MSALTFTLKHRTAQRVDMSPLVCHLLKELAVADIAALTLQSGKRKLRVDELFTIDGSDTQNIIIKNSVDNLDFIGKELDGGCISVSGDAGAYLGFGMKAGELKVSGNAGLYAACEMKKGYLEIAGNTGDFLGAALPGNKMGMKGGTVLVKGNAGERVGDHMRRGNILIEGNAGDYCGSRMTAGTIAVMGQTGRYLGYAMHRGTLLLWNQPQLSASFNDCGAHTLAFLPILFASFKSLNSRFADASSAFNRVQRYAGDMSETGHGEVLVRII, via the coding sequence ATGAGCGCTTTAACTTTTACGTTAAAACACAGAACAGCACAACGTGTTGATATGTCGCCGCTGGTGTGTCACCTTTTGAAAGAGTTGGCAGTCGCTGATATTGCGGCTTTAACGTTGCAAAGCGGCAAGCGCAAGTTGCGTGTTGATGAATTATTCACCATTGACGGTTCTGATACACAAAATATCATTATTAAAAACAGCGTTGATAATCTTGATTTTATTGGTAAAGAACTTGATGGTGGCTGCATAAGTGTCAGTGGCGATGCCGGTGCTTATTTAGGATTTGGTATGAAAGCCGGCGAGCTTAAAGTATCGGGTAATGCCGGACTTTATGCCGCTTGTGAAATGAAAAAAGGTTATCTTGAGATTGCCGGTAATACGGGTGATTTTTTAGGTGCGGCACTGCCCGGCAATAAAATGGGCATGAAAGGTGGTACTGTTCTGGTTAAAGGTAATGCGGGTGAACGGGTTGGTGACCACATGCGTCGTGGTAATATCCTGATCGAAGGTAATGCCGGAGATTATTGCGGTTCACGGATGACGGCAGGAACCATTGCGGTTATGGGGCAAACAGGGCGGTATTTAGGCTATGCGATGCACCGGGGTACTTTGTTGTTATGGAACCAACCGCAGTTGTCAGCCAGTTTTAATGATTGCGGCGCTCATACGTTGGCATTTTTACCTATTTTATTTGCGTCATTTAAGTCGTTGAACTCAAGGTTTGCTGATGCATCAAGTGCATTCAATCGTGTCCAGCGTTACGCAGGTGATATGTCGGAAACGGGCCATGGTGAAGTGTTGGTCAGAATAATTTAA
- the fhcD gene encoding formylmethanofuran--tetrahydromethanopterin N-formyltransferase has product MIINGVTIDATFAEAFPMKATRAIITAQNAKWALISAQAMTGFATSVIACGCEGSIERILDPSETPDGRPGVSVMIFAMGGKGLAKQLETRAGQCVLTSPTAALFAGIDGGIRIPLGKNLRYFGDGFQVSKQISGKRYWRIPVMDGEFLAEATTGQVDAIGGGNFLVLAESQPQALAACEAAIEEMRKIPNVIMPFPGGVVRSGSKVGSKYKTLGASTNDAFCPTLKGMTKTELSPEIESVMEIVIDGLTKEDISKAMRVGIQAICDLGAANGIKRISAGNYGGKLGPFHFHLQEIMA; this is encoded by the coding sequence ATGATTATTAACGGCGTAACTATAGACGCAACGTTTGCCGAAGCGTTTCCAATGAAAGCCACCCGCGCCATTATCACTGCGCAAAACGCAAAATGGGCGCTGATTTCAGCGCAGGCGATGACCGGTTTTGCTACTTCAGTAATTGCTTGTGGTTGCGAAGGCAGCATAGAGCGTATTTTAGATCCGTCAGAAACGCCTGATGGTCGTCCCGGTGTATCGGTTATGATATTTGCCATGGGTGGCAAAGGCCTGGCCAAGCAACTGGAAACACGGGCAGGACAGTGCGTATTAACCTCCCCTACTGCGGCGTTATTTGCCGGCATTGATGGTGGTATCAGAATTCCTTTGGGTAAAAACCTGCGTTATTTTGGCGACGGCTTTCAGGTATCCAAACAAATTAGTGGTAAACGTTACTGGCGAATTCCGGTGATGGATGGCGAGTTTTTAGCGGAAGCGACCACCGGTCAAGTCGATGCGATTGGTGGCGGTAACTTTTTAGTGTTGGCGGAATCACAACCGCAAGCGCTGGCCGCCTGTGAAGCTGCTATTGAAGAAATGCGTAAAATTCCCAATGTGATTATGCCTTTTCCTGGCGGCGTCGTGCGTTCAGGATCTAAAGTCGGATCAAAATATAAAACTTTGGGTGCATCAACCAACGATGCATTCTGCCCGACTTTAAAAGGCATGACCAAAACCGAATTGTCACCCGAGATTGAATCAGTCATGGAAATTGTTATTGATGGCTTAACCAAGGAAGACATCTCCAAAGCCATGCGGGTTGGCATTCAAGCCATCTGTGATTTGGGTGCAGCTAATGGCATTAAGCGTATTAGTGCCGGTAATTATGGTGGCAAGCTGGGGCCGTTTCACTTTCATTTACAGGAGATTATGGCATGA